The nucleotide sequence CTCTGAGGTGATGGAAGCTTTGGatctgcagccagggctgtcGTTTTTGAATCTTGGCAGTGGCACCGGCTATCTGAGTTCCATGGTTGGACTCATCTTGGGTAAATACCTTTTCAGTCGTGTTAACTGTTTAcgttagattttttttttaaaagttttgaaatCGGGAGCGAAGCATTCCTCAAGTAATGAAACTAAAAGGTAGCTAGGAGTAAAGAATGCGTTAATCCAACTGGCCAATTTATTCTTACGGCCTTCTCTCTGGAAGTATGTGGGATCCAGGTTTCTGTGGCGGTTCAGAACAGGCAACGATGTGACTGCACAGGTGGCTGTAGCGGATTCCCGCAGGGCCAGACACAAACTTGGGTTTGTTGCCCCTTGAGCAAGAATCCAGCTCAGGAGCAAGAGTGCCACGTTTGAGCAGGGACTGAGCATGTCACAGGAACCTTTGACTACAGCTGCTGTGCGCCTGCTTTGTTTTCACACTGTCCTGTCTAGACTGAAACATGTGTGACATCCTGTGTTGACTCTGACCAACATACAGGTGGAAATAGTCTCTGGAAAAGGGTTAGTGCATCAGAACTGACTTTGTGACCACATCTACAGCAGGTACAAATCAAAGCGTCAAAGTGCAATTATACAATTGCAATTTGCCCTGAAGTACTTCAGccaaaagctgctgcttgtgGCTGCCGGGATAGGTAACAGGTGACCATAGGGTACGTGTTTTCCTTTTGTGGAGGTGTCAAGAATTTTAactgctgaaatgttttttgtCAGGGTGAACCCTTGTTCCCATCTCCCGTGGCTTTTCATGGAATCATGTTTGTGGTTTGCTGTTAGGTTTGTTCACATTACCTAGGATGCCAATAAGTAATTCCAGGGCTTTTGaattcttttgaattttttgaAAAGTTACCAAGTCAGTTCTGGATAAAAAGTGTGAGTGCTGAATAGCTTCTGtattttccaatttatttttgctgttaattgAGGTACAATATATGGTGACTGTTCCTGGTTCCATTGAGGAGATTTTTAGCATATCTTATTTTAGTAGGGGGGTATGAAAATagcataaagattttttttttttgaggaatttATTAAAACACACAGGCTGTTGTTGCATTGGAGTTTTTTTGAGGTAGTCAGTTTTACAGCAATAGTATCAGTGTTTCCCTCCTACAGAGGAATTTCCTGCATAGTTAAGagcaaataatttgaaatgaaTTGTGCAAAACAGCCTCATTTACTGCCAGAAATTGCAGATATAGGGTTGCAATTCCCACTGTAGTGCTAAAATAGCTGACCCTATGCAGGTGCTGAGTGCCCGACACCGAAGGAACAATCTGTTATAGGAAATAACCAAAATTCTTTTCAACCTTGTTGGATTTTTGCGTTGTTGCCTGTTACCATTATCCTCCTGTTCTAAATGTGCAGGTCCTTTTGGTGTTAACCATGGCGTGGAGCTTCATTCTGATGTGATCGAATATGCAAAGCAGAAACTGGACTTCTTCATCAAAACAAGCGACAGCTTTGACAAGTAAGAATGTGGAATGCCTGCTTGGATTCATTTTGTGCATTTGGCTTCAGTCACGGCGGTTCTTGCTCCCATGTGGCAGCTCTGGATTCAGGGTAATCCGAGGATTCTGGCTCCTTAGGCTTGCTGAGCTGCAGAGTATGACCTTCTAAGCTGATGTGTGTTGTGGGGGGGTTTCAGaaatttttgcagtgtttttaaTAGCAGTTGTGTTGCAGAGCTTAGAGGCAGCTGAAGATagttacttattttaaaaagcacttgcAGGTAAGAGCTTGAAACTTGCAAATAACAATAATAGTTCAGTTTGTGATCTGAGAGCGTGCATGGTTATTAAgagaatatgaactgatttcTGTGGTAGCCTAATATGTTTTATCTGAGTagaagaaaaatggcattttaaaatatgaaggtAGTTTTATGATGATTAAGTTGGTACTAAAACTGCTTGGGATTTGATTTATCTTCTTCCTTGGAACCTCCATTCCGCTGCTGTCACAAGTAATAGCTTTCCAGCGAGATAACCATTGCTGATAGTAACCTCGGCAATAAAAGCTGTAGCTGTCATATTTTTGGATCCATCTCATAGTTTGTTCGAACAGTGAAGTAAAGCATCTCTGGATACCTGATAGTCCTCCTCTtgtgggaggaagaaaattaaagtcATTACATGCTGGAATTTAAACCGCTCAGCTTTGTGCTGTTACTGCTGTGCTGGAAAGCTCCCGATTAGAGGGCTGTATGTTCCTGATGTTGGCAGCAGACCGAAAGTTTTCAGCTTGCACACAgatgactggatttttttttttttccagagtcaTGTTGCTGTTGTTTGAATAGGTGTTTTAAGGAAGactctttgttttctctccagaCAAATATAGCTATGGAGCAAAAGTGAGCTgaattcagaaataaacatgATCGGAATATTGGCATTGCTGAGAGAAATATCTGCTGGGCTACACGGTTAGAACACTGTGTTCAGGAGCTGTTAGCTGGCTGCTCTCAATGTCTAGCGTGctttgcaaaaccagaaagcttTAGGAAGTGTTGAAGAATAAATAGGTGCTATTTTGAGCTGCCTCTCAAGATACTGGTAGAAAAATCTATCAAAATCAGCCCTTAAATGCAGGGCTTAAAGCTTATGCAGTTTGGGAACATGTAAGAAGACCAGAAGCATCATGGAAtcatccatttttcttttaaactgaatCAGAAAAGCTATAGgcaaaaattcttctttatgAAGGATGAAATCACAGCTCTTCTGAAGCTACTGGCAAAacttccattgacttcagcaaagcatatttctGAAGCAGCAGGTGGTAGTTCCCCACGACATCTGAAAGCCatttaaaagctttagaaaatgccaaaaaaaccccctggtTAGCATTTGGAATTACTGGtctaatatttatatttgtgtgTTATAACTGACTCAGCATCAGGTGACTAAAAATAGCTTGTTCTAAAGAGTTATATGCGAATTATGTATGAAATTATTTATCCTTTGGAGATTTTCACCTATGAATTCTCACCTCATTGTTCTCTGGTTTTGAGACGTCTAGCTGTGGTCTGTTCCAATAATGCCTACAATATAGGGGCTTTGGAGGAGAAATCtcatgaaactttttttttcaagtatttttcattgtttcatttttttcagaacaatgaaaataattcatttgatAGATTGTAATATTCTTGTATGGTACACGCCTTCATTTTCAGATTTGAATTTTGTGAGCCATCTTTTGTTACCGGCAATTGTTTAGAGATTTCTCCGGACTGTACTCAGTACGACCGTGTTTACTGTGGGGCTGGAGTACAGAAGGAACATGAGGACTACATGAAGAACCTGTTGAAAGTTGGGGGAATTCTCGTCATGCCGCTAGAAGAGAAGGTTGAGTGTCTTTCTActcatgtttctctttcagttgtTGTTAATTCTGATCTCGGTTTAGTTGGTAGCTCTTGCTTTTGTTCGCCCTTCTTGTAGCAGGTTGAAGAAAGTAGTAAGTGCTCCCGTTTCCACTATGAGTGGAAACTGAACTCTGCACACTTCATGACAACTAAGAAGTTCATAGTTCTGCCACTTTTTCACACGTACCAATCTGTTGTTTTAAATTGGAAATTTACTTTCATGCAGCGGAAAAATGTCAGCAACTTTGTACAAGTTGTATGATCGCGTGTTGTACTTAGGGtgtaaaattctgtattttaccATTAACTGGCTTATGGAAGTGTGGAAATTGTTCCTATTTAAAGTGTTAGTGgtttatttttagtgaaaagTAGGGTATCTGCCCTGTATGTGAGCTCAAGACTGTCATGCAGAGGATGTTTTTGGTGTAATGGTGTGGTGTTCTATCGGGCTGGGATGGCTGAGGTGCAGGGATCTGCCCTTTTACCGCTGTCAGGGTAGCTGGGATGGGCAGAGCGCAGAGTTTCTTCCCGTAAGATGCTGTGCGGTGAGTTTGTGTAAGAGATTTGAGCTGGAACAGAAATCCAGCGATTTGCAGACTTCTTTCGAGAGTGAGTGTTATCAGTGATGGACATGTTTTTCTCAGTGGTCAGACATAGACGTTGGGGTTCAGAATTGGGGAAGATCGGGAAAAGCAGGGTGAGCCGAACTGCCAGTGCCCAGAAGCTGTTGGAACAAATGAAGTTATTTGGAGCTAATCCTGTAAGAACTTatgaattttctgaaaaaaaacgGATGTTTCTCCTTATTACCTAGTTTTACTGTTGTACCTTCTAGTACTTTAACCACTTGTCCAGGCAGAATAGtagtttgttaatttttttttttgttcaaaaaaatCTTCCTATAGTTCACACAATGGACAATAAtctccttgttttgctttagttGACTAAGATAACTCGTACGGGTCCTTCTGCCTGGGAGACCAAGAAGATTCTTGCCGTTTCTTTTGCTCCTTTGGTTCAGCCCAACCACACGGATTCAGGAAAATCAAGGCTTGTTCACTTGCGTGAGTAAAGACATTCCTGAGGATGggggaggtttttttctgctctttggttACAAGCTGCACCTTGCTTAGATGTAACATTCTGTGAATCCTTTCAAGGAAAATTATTCCAACCGCTTCCTTCTTTGAACAGTTGAGGGACAGAAGTGGTGCAATTTTTGGTGAGCTGTCTGGAGCGCAGTGGCCTCAATCTTTAGATTAAGGCTTCAGTGTACAGAGGCCTCTTAAGAACATGTGAAGACAGAGATACTTCCTTAAAGAGATTAGTCAggctttgcttattttctggGAAGGTGTCTTTGCATGACAAAAAGCAGCTCGACAAGCAGTCCGTACTATGGACTATAAAGTTCAATATAGACTAAGAAGTGCTTTAAAGTCCATTAAGTGCATATTTCAGCACACTTTGTATGGTGGATTTGTAGTGAGACCTCTGTATGTattacatgtttttttttctagttcctTCAGATCACAGGAACACTTACTTGTCATTGaaagatgggtttttttccttcatctttagTACATGGATGTGTGTGtgtcaatacatttttttttttctttatgctgcATGGCTTATGTTGTGTACTTATGGGCTGGCAGCAAATAAGTGTAGAAGACAAAACAGTCTTCCAAACTATTAATGTGGAAGGTATTTTAGTACAATAACTTACTGTATGCTTCTATAATCACTTTTACCAAATGGTTTCCAGCCTGTCTTCACCCACTAAGTCTGAAGCAGTTTTTGAAGAGTGTAAATAGTACTCATGTTCTGTAAGTGAAGAACTTAGCGAAGCTGAGGTAACTTcacaatagaaaaataatttaatggaaGAGTTAAATAGACTTCAGGTCTAGTTATCTATGgtaggaaaaatatattttctatgttATTAAGCAGTCACAGTTTTAGTCACTAAGTCTGCATTCTTATAATCTTTAAGACTTGTATCTTAAAACAATTGTGGGGACTTGACATCAAAATATGAAACTCTTCTTTGATCCcgttctttttcttcagataatGAGAGAAATGCATAGttaaattttgtttggaaatttaCAATACAGTTTATTTGAGTTGACAGGATTTGAATAGAGCTGTTTTTGTAATCGCAGCAGGGAATTCAAGTGGCCTTGATTTAATTTGAGCAAATGCAACTTTGCCTGTGAGTACTCTTGAGGGAAGCGTCTCCATATCTGTTCAcggttttcattttgttttagcCCCAGTGGCTGTTCGCAGCCTCCAGGACCTGGCTCGCATCGCCATCCGAggaaccattaaaaaaatcatacatcAAGAAACAATGAGCAAAAATGGAAGTGGGCTGAAGAACCCCCCCAAATTTAAACGAAGACGTGTGCGTCGCCGTCGCATGGAAACTATTGTTTTCTTGGACAAAGAAGTCTTCGCTAGTCGTATCTCCAACCCGTCAGACGATAACAACAACAGTGAGGATCTGGAGGATGAGAGACGAGAAGATGAAGAAACTAAACCCTCTGAATTAAAGCCAGATCCCCCTGTAAACTTTTTGAGAGAAAAGGTCTTGAGTCTGCCTTTGCCTGATCCCTTGAAATATTACCTGCTTTATTACAGGGAAAAgtaatttccttcttttagaAACTGGGAAGTAGGCAGAAAATAAAGTACTACTTAGGGCTTGACAAATGTACCACTTGCTTGCCTGCTAATCTGACCACCCGAGGCAGTAGGTTAGCTGGGGAATGTGGCTGCTGTATACTTCAACTTTAgagctttttaaagttttttcttctcagtcgTGTGCTATAGTTTTATCCTACAGCAGGGATTCCTTAGGAAGCGAGTTGGTGAAATGCTCAGCTGCTTATGAAAGTGGGATTCAATTCCCTGAAACTAACTGCACAGAGATATTCTAAGAGTCTCATGGCTGCTCTACCaaattgcagttttaaaatattcttaagcAGTTCCCCAAAAACCTTTGCTGTCTGTGCTCTCTCCCACTAAACCTGCCATGTGTTTCCTGTGGTGTGTGTTTAATGGACGATGAAGATTATTAGTAAAAACTGACCTGGCAAATCTTGTTTCTTCCAGAAATCTGAAAAAGCACAACTTTTACAGACATGAAAGAATTTTTGGCGTTAACCTCGTGGCATCCAGGTTTtgaatgagaagaaaagcatcagCTCCCCTTTGTTTGGTCTCAGTTTTGCTTATAAactatatataattttttccagtgcaaggtaaaaatgttttacagaatATTGGACTTTTTAAATGGGAAACACCTGTTCTAGTGAATTAGTCTAAGAGATGCAAAGTgtggtgtttttggttttttgttgttgtgttgtttttttttttaagtgatggAGGCAAGTGGAGAATTGCAGAGCTGATCAGCTGTGACGGGATGCGAGGGTTGGCAGGGCTGTGACTGTCCCTGGAAATGTTTACAGAGTAATTCTGGGTGAGGAAGAGCGTAGAGAGGAGATGCGGAGCAGTGAGATCGTGAAAGCGGAATTTGCAGATTTTGCTGTTGTGCAAGGTTAGATCTGCTGGGCTGAACAGAGCGAAGTGCAGAGCGCTGGCCTGCGTGGAGTGGCTTGTGTCCTGGTAAATCAGCCACATGTAGTTTTGGGGAGGACATGTAGAACCTGAAAACAGTGTAGAAAATCAAACAGACACAGTTTGTCAGTGTTCCTGTCTGTGTGGCCCGGCTGTAGCGAGGCGGCTGGAATACAACGTGCGTACACGTGGTCCACATGCAGTAGGTGGAATGAAGTTGATTGACCTAGTAGGTTATTTTATTCCTGCAACAATTAAGTAGATGTTTTAACAGACTCATATAGAAGGACTTTCCACTCTGCAGTTCTGTGGATGTGaactctaattttttttcccaagtcttCCTGTAATGGGGATGGAAGGAGATATGGTGTTTAGAAGTATTTGGTTCAGCCTGTTTGAAAAAATCAACCTAAACTGGTAAAGGCTGGCAGGAAACCCTTGAGCTTGTATTGATGTGAAATATTGCTGAagctggggggcaggggtgACAAACCCCTCGCACTAGGTACTAAAGCTGTGTGAAGGCATTGCCCCATCAGAAGCACTTCAGTTGGTGTCAGTTTGGTatcttcttttttgttctttatgcCATCTCATTTTCTGAGGAAGGATGAATGAAGATGGTCTTGCCAAAAATATGCTGGGTTTTCGGTTAATGGTACTGAGTTGCATAACTTGCTTAATGATAGTGTTTCAGAGTTCTGTGtggctttgaaaataaacagataaCTCTTGTACGTCTAAGCCTGGGGTGGAGAACTCTTCTGTGCTTAACAGGCTTTTTGTAGATCTTTGAGAATATTTCCTGATAATACGGTGTTGTGGCCACTGGCACATAATGCAGTCATGGGCTGTATTTTGCCTCTGGTTTCCTAAGCCTCCACGGCTGGTCTCAGTGGTACCCCAAGCTATCTTGTTccctctgatttttatttcttgatttttttttttttttaaatggggcAGTTCTGTGGCCACTGAGCTGATGGTTTCCTGTAAACACACAAGTGCCCATCTTGTAATTCTGGCAACTGCAATAAATTTTTCTctacaaatgaaaatgctgaatatGGTGGTAGATGGAGGCTTAGTAGAATCTCCGTGTAATACTTCTTTGTGCTTCCCCAAAGCTGTCACCTCTCTGTTTATAAGGCATTTTTGCTTAATAGCTGTCACACCAGGTATGTGCCTTTCCGAATTGTGGCACAGTTTTCACCCCCCTGTGTAGTACAAGGTGCCTCTTTCTTTGGCTACCAGCTCATCCTGCAGTTTGTTCATTACAAAACTTCTTTTAAAGgagctgctttaaaaatgacattaaacTTCAGGTTTGTATTTGTAAACCAGGCTGAGATTCTGTTAAAGCTGACCAGTAGAGGGAGAGTTATCTTTCATTTATCCCTGTTTGATTTTTACCTCCATCCCACTCCCagttctaaaatatattttgtcagatttttcaccagatttgccttttttattacatttgCTAGATTTTTGTAGCTTTCTATAAGATGCATAGAATACTGCTATTTTTCCTGGATAAGGTcgaataaataaatatatatacagaaGATTTATGTTCTAGATTGTCAGATTGTCCCCTTGTCCAAAAAACCACAGATCCAAAAAAACCTGTAGTAGAATTTTTTTGTGTAATATAATTGTGAAATACTATTGCTTATAGCCTGTACATGAAGGGGAACTGTAAATATGTTTTCCCTGTGCACAAGCACTTGCACTGTAGTTTTGTATGCGTTTGTAAGAGAGTAATTGTAGGATAACTGGTTTTGTGTAGTCTGTAAACTGTCTAGGAATTTTACCTGCTTTAgctctttccttttgtcttcacTGTAATTGCGTGTTACTCCTTATAGGTTTCAATACTGCAGTaaatttgcaaaaagaaatgaacTTCAAGCTGCTTTGATCATTAGTAAGTTGAAAAATCGATGTGTAGAAACTAGTGTTCAGTTGGCCCGAGGCATGCGAAAGCGTTATGCAATTTAAACTTTACTAACAAGTGTTTCTGTATCAATAAATTCAGTAAAGACTTTTTAGCCTTCTTAACATGGCTTCGCATCATGTTGTGATTAGAATACATTGTAGATAAGTACTTACCTTCATAATTGAAGGTTAAAACACTAGAAAAAGCACTTAATAATGTGGTGCAGGTGCGTAGTTTTAGATAAGCTCCTCAGAGTATAACCTCTCAAAAGAAACCTGCCCAGCTCATGATTTCTAAACCTTGATGTGGTGGAGTCGTGCAAAACGTATTTTGGAATTAGCACACATAGAACTGACCTAGATCTAATATATCGGAATGGTTCAAGAGTAAGTTCATTTACCTGGCTGTTAGACCTGCAGACAGCAGATATCAAGAGGTTATTTAGTCCATTTCTGTACTTCCAGAAATTGCCAAACCAAACACGTCAGAAGCTCGTTTAATGCGTTCTGAGCTGCAACTCCCCGCTTgtcttcctctgctctgcttcaGTGCTTAATtaacagacattttaaagagCTGGTGTTCAAGGCTTCATTTCACTAGTATAGAGAATAATATTTTGGCTTCAGCTGTAATAGGAAACTTATCATCATAGCAAATACAGCTGTTGCTAATTAAATGTATCCATTAACCTTTATTCCACAGGATAATTACCTGTAGTCTGTGTTTCTTCCTGTCATTTGTGTGTATGATAGATCTCCTTTTACAGCTGTAACAGGAGGCTAGCTCAGTGTTCATGTTTTCCTTCACATGAtgcttgctggaaaaaaaaaaatccttttctgctttggaaatctATGCATGTGTCATACAAATAGTATCAAGTAAATTAAATTTGACAGATAATGTTTATGTTCGTAGTATAATGTACAACATCACAGTTCCCTGGGAAGCGGAGTTCCTCAGGGGATGTACCCCAATGAAATCTTTCTCTTGGGGCAGAAGTGGTGATTAAAACaaagtggggaggagggaaaagccACATTtgaaaaccaaccccaaacttCTTACATTCTACTGGTGTGAAAAAGTCTTTCAGGTAGAGGCTGGAAGTGCCGAAGCGCAGGACACAAGTGTTACCTTTCATTCCTGGTGCTTGGGAGTTGACTTTTACTTCTTGTTCAGAGCTGCACGCTCCTTTTTAAACGGTTTGTCATGTTGGTAGAAAATAAGCAGGTAATTGAGCCTCTTAGAACCTGTTTTTGTCAGAAAGGGCTGGGTGGCCACTAGAGGACACTCTGCTCTAAACCATCGGTTGGGTCCACAGGAGAGTGAGGAGGAGTTGAGGGAACTTGCTGAGATTTCAGAGCCATGTCAGGGCAAACAAACAACAGGTCACCTGAGGACCAGACACAGAAAACCTGCAGTAAAATGCCCTTTTATATCTGGGAAAAACATAACTTTTACCATGTAGGAAATGAAATCTGTAAGTGAAACCCCCAGACCCAACACTCTCTCCCCAAATGCTCAAGTGACAAAGAATCTGAAGGGAGAAGAGAACTAGGGAGGTTTAAATGTCACTTTTGTTAAATACTGTTTTGTCACATTAATGCTATTGCAGTTTACAACATAAAGCAGATGTGCAGGTCGGTGGGAAACTTTCCTTTATCTTCCAGGTAATGTGGAGTGAGG is from Caloenas nicobarica isolate bCalNic1 chromosome 15, bCalNic1.hap1, whole genome shotgun sequence and encodes:
- the PCMTD2 gene encoding protein-L-isoaspartate O-methyltransferase domain-containing protein 2 isoform X1, whose amino-acid sequence is MGGAVSAGEDNDELIDNLKEAQYIRTELVEQAFRAIDRADYYLEEFKDNAYKDLAWKHGNIHLSAPCIYSEVMEALDLQPGLSFLNLGSGTGYLSSMVGLILGPFGVNHGVELHSDVIEYAKQKLDFFIKTSDSFDKFEFCEPSFVTGNCLEISPDCTQYDRVYCGAGVQKEHEDYMKNLLKVGGILVMPLEEKLTKITRTGPSAWETKKILAVSFAPLVQPNHTDSGKSRLVHLPPVAVRSLQDLARIAIRGTIKKIIHQETMSKNGSGLKNPPKFKRRRVRRRRMETIVFLDKEVFASRISNPSDDNNNSEDLEDERREDEETKPSELKPDPPVNFLREKVLSLPLPDPLKYYLLYYREK
- the PCMTD2 gene encoding protein-L-isoaspartate O-methyltransferase domain-containing protein 2 isoform X2, coding for MGGAVSAGEDNDELIDNLKEAQYIRTELVEQAFRAIDRADYYLEEFKDNAYKDLAWKHGNIHLSAPCIYSEVMEALDLQPGLSFLNLGSGTGYLSSMVGLILGPFGVNHGVELHSDVIEYAKQKLDFFIKTSDSFDKFEFCEPSFVTGNCLEISPDCTQYDRVYCGAGVQKEHEDYMKNLLKVGGILVMPLEEKLTKITRTGPSAWETKKILAVSFAPLVQPNHTDSGKSRLVHLPPVAVRSLQDLARIAIRGTIKKIIHQETMSKNGSGLKNPPKFKRRRVRRRRMETIVFLDKEVFASRISNPSDDNNNSEDLEDERREDEETKPSELKPDPPVNFLREKKSEKAQLLQT
- the PCMTD2 gene encoding protein-L-isoaspartate O-methyltransferase domain-containing protein 2 isoform X3 translates to MGGAVSAGEDNDELIDNLKEAQYIRTELVEQAFRAIDRADYYLEEFKDNAYKDLAWKHGNIHLSAPCIYSEVMEALDLQPGLSFLNLGSGTGYLSSMVGLILGPFGVNHGVELHSDVIEYAKQKLDFFIKTSDSFDKFEFCEPSFVTGNCLEISPDCTQYDRVYCGAGVQKEHEDYMKNLLKVGGILVMPLEEKLTKITRTGPSAWETKKILAVSFAPLVQPNHTDSGKSRLVHLPPVAVRSLQDLARIAIRGTIKKIIHQETMSKNGSGLKNPPKFKRRRVRRRRMETIVFLDKEVFASRISNPSDDNNNSEDLEDERREDEETKPSELKPDPPVNFLREKLPAVQN